One genomic segment of Streptomyces liangshanensis includes these proteins:
- a CDS encoding LLM class flavin-dependent oxidoreductase, producing MRGVVRGTAPVPLSVLDLVTVGKGSTATNSLRTSVALAKLAERRGFHRHWVAEHHSMPGVASSSPAVILAHLAAHTERVRLGSGGVMLPNHAPLVIAEQFGTLEALAPGRIDLGLGRAPGTDGATAAALRRTERLNEGADDFPEQLAELTRFLDDNFPDGHRYGRIHAIPGPVQGPKGRPPIWLLGSSGFSARLAGVLGLPFAFAHHFSAQNTIPALDLYRESFRPSEVLDAPYSLIGVAALATDEEQEARRQVLTGALSMLQLRTGRPGLIPTPDEAAAYRFSPVEREFVDSWLVNIVHGTPDVVRAGLDDLQKRTGTDELMITAHAHSPETRLRSYELIADAYGLPTLD from the coding sequence ATCCGTGGGGTGGTGCGGGGGACCGCCCCCGTGCCCCTGTCCGTCCTGGACCTGGTCACGGTCGGCAAGGGCTCGACCGCCACGAACTCCCTGCGCACCAGCGTCGCGCTGGCGAAGCTCGCCGAGCGCCGCGGCTTCCACCGGCACTGGGTCGCCGAGCACCACTCGATGCCGGGCGTCGCCTCGTCCTCCCCGGCCGTGATCCTGGCCCACCTCGCCGCCCACACCGAGCGCGTCCGGCTCGGCTCCGGCGGGGTGATGCTCCCCAACCACGCCCCGCTGGTCATCGCCGAGCAGTTCGGGACGCTGGAGGCGCTCGCCCCCGGCCGTATCGACCTGGGCCTGGGCCGCGCGCCCGGCACCGACGGCGCGACCGCCGCGGCCCTGCGCCGTACCGAACGCCTCAACGAAGGCGCGGACGACTTCCCCGAGCAGCTCGCCGAGCTGACCCGCTTCCTGGACGACAACTTCCCCGACGGGCACCGCTACGGCCGGATCCACGCGATCCCCGGCCCGGTCCAGGGCCCGAAGGGCCGCCCGCCGATCTGGCTGCTCGGCTCGTCCGGCTTCAGCGCCCGCCTCGCCGGCGTGCTGGGCCTCCCCTTCGCCTTCGCCCACCACTTCTCGGCGCAGAACACCATCCCCGCGCTCGACCTCTACCGCGAGTCGTTCCGCCCGTCGGAGGTGCTGGACGCCCCGTACTCCCTGATCGGCGTGGCGGCCCTCGCGACCGACGAGGAGCAGGAGGCCCGCCGCCAGGTCCTCACCGGCGCGCTGTCCATGCTCCAGCTGCGCACCGGCCGCCCGGGCCTGATCCCGACGCCGGACGAGGCGGCGGCGTACCGGTTCAGCCCGGTGGAGCGGGAGTTCGTGGACAGCTGGCTCGTCAACATCGTGCACGGCACGCCGGACGTGGTACGGGCGGGCCTGGACGACCTCCAGAAGCGCACGGGCACCGACGAGTTGATGATCACGGCCCACGCCCACAGCCCCGAGACGCGCCTGCGCAGCTACGAACTGATCGCGGACGCCTACGGGTTGCCGACGCTGGACTGA